Proteins from a genomic interval of Toxotes jaculatrix isolate fToxJac2 chromosome 5, fToxJac2.pri, whole genome shotgun sequence:
- the nfat5a gene encoding nuclear factor of activated T-cells 5a isoform X2: protein MGVPSTGPSTSSSDHLKVPQHLHSTGGDGAGASEMQGMEGAVSATSRGNSGANTATGDTGSGVLSGLGVQQPQNTPSKRRPVLSISPPPEDLFDDSQMSCQEEPTISGPPGPDSEHSSSMWADDSISNFSLISSISYNDNTEVPRKSRKRTPRQRPGPKPAPPEDSMDVFDADSAKAPHFVLSQLGTDKTSAMASSLESGTAVKGGSLSAQFPQRSDGKELKILVQPETQHRARYLTEGSRGSVKDRTQQGFPTVKLEGVNEPVVLQVFVANDAGRVKPHGFYQACRVTGRNTTACKEVDIEGTTVIEIPLEPSNDMTLAVDCVGILKLRNADVEARIGVAGSKKKSTRARLAFRVSIPQPDGSILTLQVPSSPILCTQPAGVPEILKKSLHSCSVRGGEEVFIIGKNFLKGTKVIFQENIADDNSWQAEAKIDMDLFHQNHLIVTVPPFHNQSATTPVSVGIFVMTNAGRSHEAQPFTYTPDSADNSNIRTVKTEGPSLVKTCIFDGQIKAMSSEQTDCSGEPSKRQEDTPMEVSSNPPPTDVFKPSPDPLASVQQTLELSSSPHPGGESFQSPLPLQPEDVELPQAPPVFPSLESLSTIQKTDIAPTTSFPVSGDTTIPPVTPEVPQQFLRDPQDSLAPESSNNNGGVVVVAMPQISTPSQPQPQQSQVPLFPQEGVAQLERAVRELQAEGNTTLQQVLEAAVAQQQLNSVLYSPTPSAESLQQHVQENMNSLRLGTTDNSLSTQQQLQIQQQQQIQQQQQQQQIQQQFQQHQQLQQQQQILGNLQHQQQQQRLQQQQQQVLGNMQIQQQLILQPQDQQLQQQQLMENIQQQQQLQQNQQQQVLNNIQLQDQQQQNQILNNLQQHQLQQQQQQQQQNQALSNLQQQQQLQEQVLENLQQHLQVAELLQPQIHSTPQVQQPVSLLQQAGELLTIQTSFPTQPPSHTSPPQQLFQSPRPLAETQGSQQQVQAALLQNTLTVLTSGSLSSEQQSPGSTLYLSPNPQPQQQQQQQLAFISSMETSTSQPQSVAMFQNQPQAQLSQMQQQSTPMEQQQSAQQNQQQPPQIPMSQQGSLFQSIPNHSQANPVPQSQLSQPQQAGLLLCTSDLNPQAIPPTILFSTQTQGPSPIGSIGVGIPQPDPAEPMSFQDQSLSGSSSTSTDNQQQSLFQEQQPMQVGPSSSSVSSSQPVELFLPQTSLSRLQSTISSQELSSQAPAPGTTIFVVQGGVGVVASPGQQPPEQLFQTTVSGNVAPQGQTNLFVFGIQNDSPQLLNSSGPNLPAQTQPQTSSHMQPLLDQPMAQAASPMPATMHNSLQNTLQAQMQSSLENVIQTSLQNAMQTNTQTALQSSLQATIETSLPTPMQTNLQTQIQSSLQNQLQASISASSNMDKIEDLLESLQK from the exons ATGGGAGTCCCATCCACTGGCCCCTCTACCTCATCCTCAGACCATCTCAAGGTTCCCCAGCATCTCCACTCCACTGGAGGGGATGGAGCTGGAGCTTCAGAGATGCAAGGTATGGAGGGTGCTGTGTCTGCCACCAGCAGAGGCAACAGTGGAGCAAACACTGCAACAGGAGACACAGGGTCAGGAGTGTTGTCAGGGCTAGGAGTCCAGCAGCCTCAGAACACCCCATCAAAACGGAGGCCCGTGTTGAGCATATCCCCACCACCTGAGGACCTATTTGATGACAGCCAGATGTCTTGCCAAGAGGAGCCTACCATATCTGGTCCACCAGGTCCAGACTCAGAGCATAGCAGCAGCATGTGGGCTGATGACTCCATCTCCAACTTCAGCTTGATCAGCTCCATCTCCTACAACGACAACACAGAGGTGCCGCGCAAATCTAGAAAACGCACCCCCCGCCAGCGGCCTGGCCCCAAGCCTGCTCCTCCGGAGGACAGTATGGATGTGTTCGATGCTGACAGCGCCAAGGCCCCTCACTTTGTCCTTTCCCAGCTGGGCACAGACAAAACCAGTGCCATGGCCAG CTCTCTTGAGTCAGGGACTGCAGTGAAGGGTGGGTCACTGTCGGCTCAGTTCCCCCAGAGGAGTGACGGGAAAGAGCTAAAGATCCTGGTGCAGCCAGAGACCCAGCACAGAGCTCGCTATCTGACTGAGGGCAGCAGAGGTTCTGTCAAAGACCGCACACAGCAGGGATTCCCCACTGTCAAG cTGGAGGGTGTGAATGAGCCAGTCGTGCTGCAGGTGTTCGTAGCGAATGACGCAGGAAGAGTGAAGCCTCACGGTTTCTATCAGGCTTGCAGAGTGACAGGACGCAACACCACTGCCTGCAAGGAGGTGGACATAGAGGGCACCACTGTTATTGAGATCCCGCTAGAGCCGAGCAATGACATGACGCTTGC GGTGGACTGTGTAGGAATTTTGAAGCTGCGTAATGCAGATGTGGAGGCCCGTATTGGTGTAGCAGGATCCAAGAAGAAGAGCACCCGTGCGAGGCTGGCTTTCAGAGTCAGCATCCCCCAGCCTGATGGATCCATCCTCACTCTACAGGTCCCTTCATCACCCATCCTCTGCA CCCAGCCAGCAGGAGTGCCAGAGATCCTGAAGAAGAGTCTTCACAGCTGctcagtgagaggaggagaggaagtttTTATCATTGGAAAGAACTTCCTCAAAGGAACCAAAGTGATTTTTCAGGAGAACATTGCAG ATGATAATTCCTGGCAGGCTGAGGCAAAGATTGACATGGACCTCTTCCATCAG AACCATTTGATAGTGACAGTCCCTCCGTTCCACAACCAGTCTGCCACTACTCCCGTTTCTGTGGGAATCTTTGTGATGACCAATGCTGGTAGATCACATGAGGCCCAGCCCTTCACCTACACTCCAGACTCAG CTGATAACTCAAACATCCGGACGGTAAAAACAGAGGGACCCTCCCTGGTCAAGACGTGTATATTTGATGGCCAGATTAAAGCTATGTCCTCTGAGCAAACTGACTGCTCTGGTGAGCCTTCCAAACGGCAAGAGGATACACCAATGGAAGTGTCGAGCAATCCACCACCCACAGATGTCTTTAAG cCGTCCCCTGACCCTCTTGCTTCAGTGCAGCAGACCCTGGAGCTCAGCTCTAGTCCTCATCCAGGAGGAGAGTCCTTTCAGAGCCCACTGCCCCTACAACCTGAAGATGTGGAGCTTCCACAGGCACCCCCTGTCTTCCCCAGCCTAGAGTCTCTCAGCACCATACAGAAGACAGACATTGCCCCCACAACCTCTTTCCCAGTGTCGGGAGACACCACAATCCCCCCTGTGACACCTGAAGTCCCTCAGCAATTCCTCAGAGACCCTCAGGATAGTTTGGCTCCTGAGAGTTCCAACAATAATGGGGGGGTTGTGGTTGTGGCCATGCCTCAGATATCAACTCCCTCTCAACCCCAGCCACAACAGTCACAGGTTCCCTTGTTCCCCCAAGAAGGGGTGGCCCAGCTGGAGAGGGCAGTAAGGGAGCTACAGGCTGAAGGTAACACCACACTCCAGCAGGTGTTGGAGGCAGCTGTAGCCCAGCAGCAACTAAACTCAGTGCTTTACAGCCCCACACCCTCAGCAGAGTCTCTTCAGCAGCACGTCCAGGAGAACATGAACAGCCTTAGACTGGGAACCACAGATAATTCACTGTCTACGCAGCAACAGCTACAGatacaacagcaacaacaaatacaacaacagcagcaacagcaacaaatacAGCAACAGTTCCAGCAGCATCAAcaactgcagcaacaacagcaaatccTTGGTAACCTTCAgcatcaacaacagcagcaacgtctacagcagcaacagcagcaagtCCTTGGCAACATGCAGATCCAGCAGCAACTAATACTACAACCACAAGACCAACaactgcagcaacagcaactcATGGAGAATattcaacagcagcaacagttgCAACAAAATCAGCAACAGCAAGTCCTTAACAACATCCAACTTCAGgatcagcaacaacaaaatcaaatacTTAACAATTTACAGCAACATCagctacaacagcagcagcaacaacaacaacagaatcaAGCATTAAGCAAtctacaacagcagcaacaactgcAAGAGCAAGTCTTGGAGAATTTGCAGCAGCACCTTCAGGTGGCTGAGTTGCTCCAGCCCCAGATCCACTCTACCCCACAAGTACAGCAGCCGGTGTCCCTACTTCAACAGGCTGGAGAGCTGCTAACCATTCAGACCAGCTTTCCCACACAGCCTCCCTCCCACACATCCCCCCCACAACAGCTCTTCCAGTCACCCAGGCCCCTCGCTGAGACCCAGGGCTCCCAACAGCAGGTCCAGGCTGCCTTGCTTCAGAATACACTGACTGTTCTGACTAGCGGCAGTCTCAGCTCAGAGCAACAGTCCCCTGGGTCAACCCTTTACCTGTCCCCAAACCCTCAGCcccagcaacagcaacaacagcagctggcATTCATCTCCTCCATGGAGACGTCTACCAGCCAGCCCCAGTCCGTTGCAATGTTTCAGAACCAACCCCAGGCTCAGCTTTCCCAAATGCAGCAACAGAGCACCCccatggagcagcagcagtctgcaCAGCAGAATCAACAACAGCCACCACAGATTCCGATGAGCCAGCAGGGCTCCTTGTTCCAGAGTATCCCAAACCACTCACAGGCAAACCCTGTCCCCCAGAGCCAACTCTCCCAACCCCAGCAGGCAGGTCTTCTCCTCTGCACCTCAGATCTTAACCCCCAGGCTATTCCCCCAACTATTCTCTTCAGCACCCAGACCCAAGGCCCTTCTCCTATAGGTAGCATTGGCGTTGGAATCCCTCAGCCAGACCCAGCCGAGCCCATGTCCTTCCAAGACCAGAGCTTGTCAGGCAGCAGTTCAACATCCACAGACAACCAACAGCAGAGCCTGTTTCAGGAGCAGCAGCCAATGCAAGTCGGCCCAAGCTCCAGCAGCGTCTCAAGCAGTCAACCTGTAGAGTTGTTCCTGCCACAGACATCTCTGTCTCGCCTGCAGAGCACTATTAGCTCACAGGAGCTGAGCAGCCAGGCTCCAGCACCCGGCACAACCATCTTTGTGGTTCAGGGTGGTGTGGGTGTCGTAGCCAGCCCTGGCCAGCAGCCTCCAGAGCAGCTTTTCCAGACAACTGTCAGTGGGAATGTGGCTCCACAAGGACAAACcaacctgtttgtgtttggcatTCAGAATG ACTCGCCCCAGCTGCTCAATTCCTCCGGGCCCAACCTGCCAGCTCAGACCCAGCCCCAGACCTCCAGTCACATGCAGCCTCTGTTGGACCAGCCCATGGCCCAAGCTGCTTCCCCGATGCCGGCCACCATGCACAACAGCTTACAGAACACCCTCCAGGCACAAATGCAGTCCAGCTTAGAGAACGTCATACAGACCAGCCTACAAAATGcaatgcagacaaacacacaaacagctctgCAGTCCAGTTTACAGGCCACCATAGAAACAAGCCTGCCAACTCCAATGCAGACCAAtctacagacacagatacagagcagCTTACAGAATCAGTTGCAGGCATCAATATCTGCGTCGTCCAACATGGATAAAATCGAGGACCTACTGGAAAGCCTACAGAAGTAG
- the nudt7 gene encoding peroxisomal coenzyme A diphosphatase NUDT7 — translation MPIKEETIAILKQFDIGNKFSYLPVLPKASVLIPLIVKNGELYTLMTLRSKELRTSAGEVCFPGGKRDPSDKDDVDTALREAEEEIGLPPNGVQVVCRLFPIINKSGLLVTPVVGFIEESFCPCPNPAEVSAVFTVPLDFFTSEKDHCAAHGASGMVGLLHSFHFVDPDSGSEYHIWGLTAMLAILVAAVALRKKPEFDIGFDSEDPLSFFQQVLHRRISKL, via the exons ATGCCTATTAAAGAGGAAACTATAGCCATTTTAAAGCAGTTTGATATTGGAAACAAGTTCTCTTATCTACCGGTGCTGCCCAAAGCCTCTGTGCTTATCCCGCTGATTGTGAAGAATGGAGAGCTGTACACCTTGATGACTCTGCGTTCAAAGGAG CTACGGACCAGTGCTGGTGAGGTGTGTTTCCCCGGTGGGAAGAGAGACCCCAGTGACAAGGATGATGTGGACACAGCTCTGAGAGAGGCTGAGGAAGAAATAGGACTGCCACCTAATGGTGTTCAGGTGGTGTGTAGACTGTTCCCTATCATTAACAAG AGTGGTCTGTTGGTGACCCCGGTGGTTGGATTCATAGAGGAGTCGTTTTGTCCATGTCCAAACCCAGCTGAGGTCAGTGCCGTGTTCACAGTCCCTCTGGACTTCTTCACCAGCGAGAAAGACCACTGTGCTGCACATGGTGCTTCTGGGATGGTGGGGCTGTTgcactcatttcattttgtggaCCCTGATTCAGGAAGCGAGTATCACATATGGGGCCTGACTGCCATGTTGGCCATACTGGTGGCAGCCGTTGCTCTCAGGAAAAAACCTGAGTTTGACATTGGTTTTGACTCTGAGGATCCGTTATCCTTCTTCCAACAGGTTCTACATAGAAGAATTAGTAAACTTTGA
- the nfat5a gene encoding nuclear factor of activated T-cells 5a isoform X1, with translation MPSDFISLLSSDLDLNSPKSLYSKESVYDLLPKELQLQPTSTQTDPPTMSQKSGGEAGPPPSAALASDATSSTSSPSASSSLAMGVPSTGPSTSSSDHLKVPQHLHSTGGDGAGASEMQGMEGAVSATSRGNSGANTATGDTGSGVLSGLGVQQPQNTPSKRRPVLSISPPPEDLFDDSQMSCQEEPTISGPPGPDSEHSSSMWADDSISNFSLISSISYNDNTEVPRKSRKRTPRQRPGPKPAPPEDSMDVFDADSAKAPHFVLSQLGTDKTSAMASSLESGTAVKGGSLSAQFPQRSDGKELKILVQPETQHRARYLTEGSRGSVKDRTQQGFPTVKLEGVNEPVVLQVFVANDAGRVKPHGFYQACRVTGRNTTACKEVDIEGTTVIEIPLEPSNDMTLAVDCVGILKLRNADVEARIGVAGSKKKSTRARLAFRVSIPQPDGSILTLQVPSSPILCTQPAGVPEILKKSLHSCSVRGGEEVFIIGKNFLKGTKVIFQENIADDNSWQAEAKIDMDLFHQNHLIVTVPPFHNQSATTPVSVGIFVMTNAGRSHEAQPFTYTPDSADNSNIRTVKTEGPSLVKTCIFDGQIKAMSSEQTDCSGEPSKRQEDTPMEVSSNPPPTDVFKPSPDPLASVQQTLELSSSPHPGGESFQSPLPLQPEDVELPQAPPVFPSLESLSTIQKTDIAPTTSFPVSGDTTIPPVTPEVPQQFLRDPQDSLAPESSNNNGGVVVVAMPQISTPSQPQPQQSQVPLFPQEGVAQLERAVRELQAEGNTTLQQVLEAAVAQQQLNSVLYSPTPSAESLQQHVQENMNSLRLGTTDNSLSTQQQLQIQQQQQIQQQQQQQQIQQQFQQHQQLQQQQQILGNLQHQQQQQRLQQQQQQVLGNMQIQQQLILQPQDQQLQQQQLMENIQQQQQLQQNQQQQVLNNIQLQDQQQQNQILNNLQQHQLQQQQQQQQQNQALSNLQQQQQLQEQVLENLQQHLQVAELLQPQIHSTPQVQQPVSLLQQAGELLTIQTSFPTQPPSHTSPPQQLFQSPRPLAETQGSQQQVQAALLQNTLTVLTSGSLSSEQQSPGSTLYLSPNPQPQQQQQQQLAFISSMETSTSQPQSVAMFQNQPQAQLSQMQQQSTPMEQQQSAQQNQQQPPQIPMSQQGSLFQSIPNHSQANPVPQSQLSQPQQAGLLLCTSDLNPQAIPPTILFSTQTQGPSPIGSIGVGIPQPDPAEPMSFQDQSLSGSSSTSTDNQQQSLFQEQQPMQVGPSSSSVSSSQPVELFLPQTSLSRLQSTISSQELSSQAPAPGTTIFVVQGGVGVVASPGQQPPEQLFQTTVSGNVAPQGQTNLFVFGIQNDSPQLLNSSGPNLPAQTQPQTSSHMQPLLDQPMAQAASPMPATMHNSLQNTLQAQMQSSLENVIQTSLQNAMQTNTQTALQSSLQATIETSLPTPMQTNLQTQIQSSLQNQLQASISASSNMDKIEDLLESLQK, from the exons ATGCCCTCTGATTTTATATCCCTCCTTAGCTCGGATCTCGACCTCAATTCCCCCAAATCTCTATACTCTAAAG AGTCGGTATATGACCTCCTCCCCAAagagctccagctccagccgACATCCACCCAGACCGACCCACCCACCATGAGCCAGAAGAGTGGGGGAGAGGCAGgacctcctccctctgcagcctTGGCCTCAG ATGCCACCTCTTCCACCTCCAGcccctctgcctcttcctccttgGCCATGGGAGTCCCATCCACTGGCCCCTCTACCTCATCCTCAGACCATCTCAAGGTTCCCCAGCATCTCCACTCCACTGGAGGGGATGGAGCTGGAGCTTCAGAGATGCAAGGTATGGAGGGTGCTGTGTCTGCCACCAGCAGAGGCAACAGTGGAGCAAACACTGCAACAGGAGACACAGGGTCAGGAGTGTTGTCAGGGCTAGGAGTCCAGCAGCCTCAGAACACCCCATCAAAACGGAGGCCCGTGTTGAGCATATCCCCACCACCTGAGGACCTATTTGATGACAGCCAGATGTCTTGCCAAGAGGAGCCTACCATATCTGGTCCACCAGGTCCAGACTCAGAGCATAGCAGCAGCATGTGGGCTGATGACTCCATCTCCAACTTCAGCTTGATCAGCTCCATCTCCTACAACGACAACACAGAGGTGCCGCGCAAATCTAGAAAACGCACCCCCCGCCAGCGGCCTGGCCCCAAGCCTGCTCCTCCGGAGGACAGTATGGATGTGTTCGATGCTGACAGCGCCAAGGCCCCTCACTTTGTCCTTTCCCAGCTGGGCACAGACAAAACCAGTGCCATGGCCAG CTCTCTTGAGTCAGGGACTGCAGTGAAGGGTGGGTCACTGTCGGCTCAGTTCCCCCAGAGGAGTGACGGGAAAGAGCTAAAGATCCTGGTGCAGCCAGAGACCCAGCACAGAGCTCGCTATCTGACTGAGGGCAGCAGAGGTTCTGTCAAAGACCGCACACAGCAGGGATTCCCCACTGTCAAG cTGGAGGGTGTGAATGAGCCAGTCGTGCTGCAGGTGTTCGTAGCGAATGACGCAGGAAGAGTGAAGCCTCACGGTTTCTATCAGGCTTGCAGAGTGACAGGACGCAACACCACTGCCTGCAAGGAGGTGGACATAGAGGGCACCACTGTTATTGAGATCCCGCTAGAGCCGAGCAATGACATGACGCTTGC GGTGGACTGTGTAGGAATTTTGAAGCTGCGTAATGCAGATGTGGAGGCCCGTATTGGTGTAGCAGGATCCAAGAAGAAGAGCACCCGTGCGAGGCTGGCTTTCAGAGTCAGCATCCCCCAGCCTGATGGATCCATCCTCACTCTACAGGTCCCTTCATCACCCATCCTCTGCA CCCAGCCAGCAGGAGTGCCAGAGATCCTGAAGAAGAGTCTTCACAGCTGctcagtgagaggaggagaggaagtttTTATCATTGGAAAGAACTTCCTCAAAGGAACCAAAGTGATTTTTCAGGAGAACATTGCAG ATGATAATTCCTGGCAGGCTGAGGCAAAGATTGACATGGACCTCTTCCATCAG AACCATTTGATAGTGACAGTCCCTCCGTTCCACAACCAGTCTGCCACTACTCCCGTTTCTGTGGGAATCTTTGTGATGACCAATGCTGGTAGATCACATGAGGCCCAGCCCTTCACCTACACTCCAGACTCAG CTGATAACTCAAACATCCGGACGGTAAAAACAGAGGGACCCTCCCTGGTCAAGACGTGTATATTTGATGGCCAGATTAAAGCTATGTCCTCTGAGCAAACTGACTGCTCTGGTGAGCCTTCCAAACGGCAAGAGGATACACCAATGGAAGTGTCGAGCAATCCACCACCCACAGATGTCTTTAAG cCGTCCCCTGACCCTCTTGCTTCAGTGCAGCAGACCCTGGAGCTCAGCTCTAGTCCTCATCCAGGAGGAGAGTCCTTTCAGAGCCCACTGCCCCTACAACCTGAAGATGTGGAGCTTCCACAGGCACCCCCTGTCTTCCCCAGCCTAGAGTCTCTCAGCACCATACAGAAGACAGACATTGCCCCCACAACCTCTTTCCCAGTGTCGGGAGACACCACAATCCCCCCTGTGACACCTGAAGTCCCTCAGCAATTCCTCAGAGACCCTCAGGATAGTTTGGCTCCTGAGAGTTCCAACAATAATGGGGGGGTTGTGGTTGTGGCCATGCCTCAGATATCAACTCCCTCTCAACCCCAGCCACAACAGTCACAGGTTCCCTTGTTCCCCCAAGAAGGGGTGGCCCAGCTGGAGAGGGCAGTAAGGGAGCTACAGGCTGAAGGTAACACCACACTCCAGCAGGTGTTGGAGGCAGCTGTAGCCCAGCAGCAACTAAACTCAGTGCTTTACAGCCCCACACCCTCAGCAGAGTCTCTTCAGCAGCACGTCCAGGAGAACATGAACAGCCTTAGACTGGGAACCACAGATAATTCACTGTCTACGCAGCAACAGCTACAGatacaacagcaacaacaaatacaacaacagcagcaacagcaacaaatacAGCAACAGTTCCAGCAGCATCAAcaactgcagcaacaacagcaaatccTTGGTAACCTTCAgcatcaacaacagcagcaacgtctacagcagcaacagcagcaagtCCTTGGCAACATGCAGATCCAGCAGCAACTAATACTACAACCACAAGACCAACaactgcagcaacagcaactcATGGAGAATattcaacagcagcaacagttgCAACAAAATCAGCAACAGCAAGTCCTTAACAACATCCAACTTCAGgatcagcaacaacaaaatcaaatacTTAACAATTTACAGCAACATCagctacaacagcagcagcaacaacaacaacagaatcaAGCATTAAGCAAtctacaacagcagcaacaactgcAAGAGCAAGTCTTGGAGAATTTGCAGCAGCACCTTCAGGTGGCTGAGTTGCTCCAGCCCCAGATCCACTCTACCCCACAAGTACAGCAGCCGGTGTCCCTACTTCAACAGGCTGGAGAGCTGCTAACCATTCAGACCAGCTTTCCCACACAGCCTCCCTCCCACACATCCCCCCCACAACAGCTCTTCCAGTCACCCAGGCCCCTCGCTGAGACCCAGGGCTCCCAACAGCAGGTCCAGGCTGCCTTGCTTCAGAATACACTGACTGTTCTGACTAGCGGCAGTCTCAGCTCAGAGCAACAGTCCCCTGGGTCAACCCTTTACCTGTCCCCAAACCCTCAGCcccagcaacagcaacaacagcagctggcATTCATCTCCTCCATGGAGACGTCTACCAGCCAGCCCCAGTCCGTTGCAATGTTTCAGAACCAACCCCAGGCTCAGCTTTCCCAAATGCAGCAACAGAGCACCCccatggagcagcagcagtctgcaCAGCAGAATCAACAACAGCCACCACAGATTCCGATGAGCCAGCAGGGCTCCTTGTTCCAGAGTATCCCAAACCACTCACAGGCAAACCCTGTCCCCCAGAGCCAACTCTCCCAACCCCAGCAGGCAGGTCTTCTCCTCTGCACCTCAGATCTTAACCCCCAGGCTATTCCCCCAACTATTCTCTTCAGCACCCAGACCCAAGGCCCTTCTCCTATAGGTAGCATTGGCGTTGGAATCCCTCAGCCAGACCCAGCCGAGCCCATGTCCTTCCAAGACCAGAGCTTGTCAGGCAGCAGTTCAACATCCACAGACAACCAACAGCAGAGCCTGTTTCAGGAGCAGCAGCCAATGCAAGTCGGCCCAAGCTCCAGCAGCGTCTCAAGCAGTCAACCTGTAGAGTTGTTCCTGCCACAGACATCTCTGTCTCGCCTGCAGAGCACTATTAGCTCACAGGAGCTGAGCAGCCAGGCTCCAGCACCCGGCACAACCATCTTTGTGGTTCAGGGTGGTGTGGGTGTCGTAGCCAGCCCTGGCCAGCAGCCTCCAGAGCAGCTTTTCCAGACAACTGTCAGTGGGAATGTGGCTCCACAAGGACAAACcaacctgtttgtgtttggcatTCAGAATG ACTCGCCCCAGCTGCTCAATTCCTCCGGGCCCAACCTGCCAGCTCAGACCCAGCCCCAGACCTCCAGTCACATGCAGCCTCTGTTGGACCAGCCCATGGCCCAAGCTGCTTCCCCGATGCCGGCCACCATGCACAACAGCTTACAGAACACCCTCCAGGCACAAATGCAGTCCAGCTTAGAGAACGTCATACAGACCAGCCTACAAAATGcaatgcagacaaacacacaaacagctctgCAGTCCAGTTTACAGGCCACCATAGAAACAAGCCTGCCAACTCCAATGCAGACCAAtctacagacacagatacagagcagCTTACAGAATCAGTTGCAGGCATCAATATCTGCGTCGTCCAACATGGATAAAATCGAGGACCTACTGGAAAGCCTACAGAAGTAG